DNA from Candidatus Binatia bacterium:
CGAACGAAGCGAAGGACATCAAAGCTCAAATGTTCGACGGATCGAATTCGGCCATCCGCCACCCCGACCAGCGTGGCACCCTTGGCCCCTGTCTCGCGAATATGGCGCGCCTGCAGATTTCCGGGGAAGACAATCCACGGATCTTCAGCGACGATCTCGCGTTGGTGGACATGCCCCAAAGCCCAATAGTCATAGCCGTGGGATCTCAATTCATCCGGCGAGCAGGGCGCGTAGGGATCATGTCCCTCCCGGCCGTTGAGGGCCGTGTGCAAAACACCGATATTCAGAGCTCCGGCGATCGCCTTGGGGTAGCTGGCCGCAAGATTCTCCCTGATCGCCGCGGTGGCGAAACTCTGACCGTGCAAGGCAGTTCCGGTGGCAGGATCACGAAAGGTCTGCGGTTTCGTTTTCGAAAATCGATACACGCCCTCGGGGTACACAAGGGCAGCGGCCGTCTTGCCTTGTGCATCGTGGTTGCCGGCCGCGAGATAAACCGAAATCCCCGCTTGCGAGAGTTCACGCAATCGCTGGGCAAACCAAAGCCCCGTTCCATGGTCTTTCCAGTCTCCATCAAAGATATCTCCGGCCAGAACGACAAACGCGACTTCGAGTTCGATCGCCTTGGCTACGAGATTCTCGAAAGCTCGGCGAGTTGCACCTCGGATCGCCTCGACCGGCGCCTCTTCATAGCGCTCCAGCCCGCGCAGCGGACTATCAATATGCAAATCAGCTGCGTGCAGAAAACTGTAATTTTCGATTGGCATCAGACGTCTCTCTACCGAAACTCGTAGACACCCGTTGTCTACGACGAAGCCGAGGGAATGACCAACTCACCAGCGAGAAAAGATCGCACCTGAAGATCAGCGGCCGGAGAAAAGAAATGATCAGCCGCACTCCGCGCCACCACTTTCCCCTCCAGCATCAGCAGACAACTCTCCGCAAGGCGGCGAGCCTGAAACTGATTATGGGTGACGAAGATGATCGTTGTTTTCTGAGTGGCATGCTCCTCGCGGAGCAGATTCTCGATGATAGATGTATTCAGAGGGTCGAGGTTTGCCGTCGCCTCATCGAGCAATAGAATTTCCGGCTGGATCGCCAGTGCCCGCGCCAAAGCGACGCGTTGCTGTTCGCCCCCCGAGAGCTGCAGCGCCGAGACCTTTGCCAGGTCCTTCAATCCCACCCGATCCAGCAGCATAGCCACTCTCGCCGGATCGGAAATTCCTCGCATCTCGAGACCAAGCGCGACATTCTGTTCCACGGATCGCGATAAAAGCTTGGGCCGTTGGAAGACCGTAGTTACCCGGCGACGATGCTCGATCAAAGGCCTTCCGGGAAGTCGATCGCCAGACAGAAACAACGCACCCTCGTGTGGGGCTTCGAGGAGATTCAGAAGTCGAAGCAGCGTGGTCTTTCCCGCGCCGCTTGGTCCCAGAATCGCCAAAAACTCGCCTTGATGAATCTGCAGTTCCGGAACGTCCACCACGCAACGCCCCGCATACGATTGCCGGACGCCCGACAGGCCCAAAAGCACCTCAGCCGCGGCCACGAAGCGTCTTCCCTTCACCGAACGCAACCAGCAGAAAGTTGATGGCAAACGTCAGAGACACCAGGATCAGGCCCAATGCCATCGCAAGCGCGAATTCACCCCGTCTCGTTTCCAGAACGATTGCCGTCGTCAACACTCGGGTCTGACCCTCGATATTCCCCCCCACCAACATGACCGCCCCGACCTCGGAGATCGCCGCACCAAACGCCGCCGCGATCGCGGTGAGGACCCCCCCGCGGGCCTCGAAAAGCGTCCAGCGAGCCACCTGTCCCTTCGTGGCGCCGAGCGAGACAAGTTGAGGTTTCAAAGCGGGATCGACAGCCTCGACCGCCGTCATGGTCAACCCCATCACCAGCGGCAGGGCCAGGAATGTCTGCGCAGTAATCATCGCAGCGGGAGTGAAAAGCCAACCCAGATCCGCCAGGGGCCCGCTCCGGGACAAGAAAAGGTAGACCGCGAGGCCCACCACAACCGGCGGCAGACCCATCCCGGTGTACATCAACCCGCGGATCAATCCACGGAAACGCGGACCAGCTTCCAGTCCGCACAATGCTCCGATCGGCAGACCGAGCAAGGTGGCCAGAAAAAGCGCGCCCAGAGACACCTGCAGAGTCATCTCAAGGATCTCGAGGAGCCTCGGATCCAGCCCCGCGACGAGACGTAAAGCTTCGGCGAAGGCTGTCTGGATCGTTTCCCAGGAACCTTTCATCGAGACCTCCTAGGACAGGCCATCTGCATCGTCGGGAGGAGCGGCAAGCTCATCGCGTGGCTCCTTCTGATTATGCACTGGATAGAACAGTGGCTGGGTCCCGTTGATGCTACGAAAGGCTGCAATTTTGCGCTGCACATCGGGAGAAATGATCCACTGCACAAAGGATTTGGCCATACTGCTGTTCACACCGGTTTTGGCATCGGAGACGACAAGAACACCGTAGGAGTTTCGCAGGCGAACATCTTGATTCTCGAGAATTGACTGCCCGCCAACCTGAATCTCCAGATCCGACAGATGTCTGATTTGCGACAGGAATGTGCCGCGATCCGTCAACGTATAGGCGCCCCGCTCGTTTGCGTAGGTCAGAGTCGCGCCCATACCCTGACCGAGAGCGTGGTACCAACTGCTTCCCTTGTCGAGCTCCATGCCACCGAGAGCCCAAAGCTTTATTTCCCTTGAATGAGTCCCGGAATCATCACCCCGGGAAGCAAAAACTGCCTTGGCCTTCGCGATTCGAGCCAGTGCGTCGAGAATTCCGCTTGATCCTTTTGTGTTGGCCGGATCGTCACGGGGGCCGACGAGAACAAAATCGTTATACATCACATCCGAACGATGCGTGGCATGGCCCGCCGCCAGAAAACCCTCCTCGCGTTCGCGAGCATGCACAAGGAGTACATCCGCATCACCAGCCCGCCCCAACGCCAGGGCATGTCCGGTTCCGACCGCAATCACGTCAACTCGGGCATGGAAGCGTGTCTCGAAATCTCCGAGAATCGCGTCCAATAATCCCGAATCCGCGGTACTTGTGGTCGTAGCGAGTCGTAAAACCTCAGTTTCACTGCTGGCACTCACTGTCGGCTGCAAAATGATCAACAGAAAGCTGGCGATCAGAGCCGGCAAGCATCGTCTGTTCGATCGCGAGTCCATGCCACCAACCTAGCGATTTCAGACGGTAGAAGCATACTGGACGCGGCGCCCTCCAGATTCGAAGAGGCTCCTTGCTTTCGCTGTCAGCCACCCCATCCTGCCATGGCGGCAGGCCTGAGGAAGTTTCTCAGCTCCCGTGCCTCAGGCTTCGATCTCGGTCCCGTCGACGAAGAAACCACGGTCCTCGATCATTTGCCGCGCTTCGTCAGCACTCCGCCCGGGCGTTGTCAGATAGCCAGCGACGAAGATCGAGTTGGCGGGGTACAGCGCCAAATGCTCATCTTCGCCCAGCGTCGTCTCGCTGCCTCCGGCGGCGCGGATATCTGCCTCGGGGTTCAGGAAACGCATCAAACAGAGGGCGCGCAACGCACGCTCCTTGTCGACCTTGTCTTCGTTGCCCAGTGGCGTTCCTTCGATCGGATGCAGAAAGTTGACCGGCAGAGAATCTACCCCCAACTCGCGGAGTGCAAATCCCAACTGGACGACATCCTCGTTATCCTCGCCCATCCCGATAATTCCGCCACAACAGGTGTTCATCCCGGCCCGCTTCGCGGCCTGAACCGTTGCGACACGGTCGGCATAGGTATGGGTCGAGCAGATATTATCATGGTGACGCTCGCTGGTGTTCAGGTTGTGATTCACCCATCCTACTCCGGCATCCTTCAGCTTCACCGCCTTCTCGTCGTCCATCAAACCCAGCGATACGCAAATCTCCAGGTCCGGATGCTCTCGCTTGATGGCACGGGTTGTTGCACAAAACTCGTTGATGTCGCGGTCGCTTGGCCCTCTGCCGCTGGTTGCCATGCAATAGCGGCGGGCGCCGCGTTCGACGGCGCGCGAAGCTCCCTGAATCAACTGACCTCGCTGCATCAGCGTGTATGTTTCGATCTCGGCGGTCGAGACCTTGGACTGCGAACAATAATTGCAATCCTCGGGGCAAAGACCCGACCGCGCATTTTGAAGCATGCAGATCTTGACCCCGCGCCCCCAGCGCTTCTCCCGAATCCGGAGTGCGGCCGCCAGCAGATCTTCCATTTCTTCCAAGGGGGTGCTCAAAATTCGATGTGCCTCCTCGCGGGTGGGAATTCCCCCGGCGAGCACACGGTCCGCCAAATCGGAGAAAAAGCTGCCGGTTCCCGAAGGAGTTTCAGTCTCTGAAGAAATTTGAGTCTGCATACGGAACCAAAGGTACCAAATAAGAAGCGTGGTTCAATTCAGCTCCCGGAATCCCCGAATCCGCCAATTCACCAGCCGGCGCCAGCGCCAAACAAGCCCCGAGGTGGCCAAGGGTGGGGCAGGATGAACGGACTCGATCGACTGGGGGTTTCGCCCGAGGATTTCTGCGGAAACCCGGAAAAACCCTCAAATCCGGCAATATAACGCACTCCGCAAGGAGTTCGCTTTATGGATCGAACGAACGACGGGATGAAAGTTTGACTCAATTCGGATTTGAGGGGTTGCGCACCGGACGGCTTCGGTCGTAAGCTTGTGGCATCGTAATGAGGCGTCGCAAGGCTCCTGCCCCCACAACTCGTTTAAACACAACCACCTCAGGACGAAACGAATGAAATTTGGCATACCGCATCGGGACCCATCCGCAGCGAAGCGGGGAAGGACGACCTATGGCATCGGGTTGGTTCTGCTGGGCTTGCTCCTCGCGGTTCCCGCCCAGCAAGCATCTGCCCTCGCCCTGAAGGCGGACGCCACCCTGATTCCAGATCCAACCGGTGGCCAAATCTCGGGCGAAGTGACTTTCGACCTCCCTCAGAGAGTGCGCATCGGCGACACCACCTTCAAGATCTGCCAGACAGACAAAACGCTTTGCGGTCGAACCCATACCTGCACCCTCAATCCGCAAAACTCTACCGACCCGAGGGCCAACGGCAATATCAAATTGTTGCTGAGAGCCTCCCGCGGAACGAAGATCGGGGGCGTATTTGTCGGCGCCGTCACCGCCGGTGCGGGATGGCTGCTTCTGGAAGCTGGTTGTGATGGGGATCCATCAACAGCGGATGCATTTCAGGGGGACCTTGCATCGATCTTTGCCGAAGTCGCGATCATCGCGGCTCAGGCTCTGGATTCGAATCATGGGCATCCCGACGGGATCACGATCAAGGAAGAATTGAAGGATCGCTTTCAGATTGCTGCATGCCGCGACAATGTCGAGTTCAAGATCCTGGATTTTCACGGCTATCAGGTCAACAACCGTGGCGGCAGTGCGACAGGACTGGCAAGTGCCAAGGTCAAACTGATCTTCCGCAAAAGTTGCTGACCCCCCCCCGCTCGAGAGTTCATCTTTCGGCGCCCATCGAGACGGCAGGACACCTTGAACATCCCTGCATCCTTCGAGGTGGCGCGTTCTTCGCGTCAGACCGGCTTGTCGCCGCAAACGCTGGCGCGTTCCATCACCCGGGCCTGCGGCCAATAATCGCTGCTCGCGTAGTGCTGCAACGAGCGGTTGTCCCAGAAAACAACGGTGCCAGGCTCCCATCGAATCCGGACCTGATACTCCGGATAGTCTGCGTGAGCACAGAGCTCCTTGAGGATATCCTCACTCTCCCGAGAGGAAAGCCCGATGATTTCCCGGGTGAAAATCGAGTTCACAAAAAGGCACCGCTTGCCGGTTTCGGGGTGTGTTCGCACCACAGGATGCTCGACCACGGGATAGAGAGCACGCATCTCGGCCGCCTTGTCCTCGGGAACGTTGTGGCCGAAGGCCTTCATATAGTCATGCCTGGCGGTCAGGCCATCGATGCGCGACCGTAGCTCCGGGTCCAAACCTTCGTATACCGCATTCATATCGCAAAAGAGGGTGTCACCCCCGACGTCCGGAACTTCAACCGCTCGCAGAACCGCACCCAGGGAAGGGCACTCTCGCCAGGTCACGTCATGATGCCATTGGTTTTCGTAGCCACTGACATCGGGGCCCTTCTCGAAACGGACCAGCTCCGGCTCCTCCGGGTTGGGCGGAATGAAGGGGTGGATTTCCAGATCTCCAAAAAGTCTTGCAAAACCTGCATGCTCGGCTGATGTGAGGGTCTGTTCGCGAAAAACGATGACCTTGAAGGCACAGAGCGCATCGCGGATCTCCGATACCTGATCCGGCGCCAGATCGGGTCCGATGGAGATGCCGTGAATTTCCGCTCCCAAAGTGACCCCGAGAGCTTTCGTATCAAAACCCCTGAACCTGAGGGCCGCCAGGCGTTCGCGCTCGGCCGCCAGATGACTGCATGGGCCGATCCAGCGGCCATCGTCCGACATGCGGACTCTGGTAGCCGGAAGAACCGCGCTCGGGTCCTTGTCCGCTACGATTTCCTGGGCCGGCTTTGCCATAATCCGTTCTCCTTTTGGCTCCCGAACCCGCGACCGATCATCGGGCGCCCGGGCAAAAACTACCCCGTCAACAACTTCAAGAGATCTGTTGCATCCAGCATCAATCTCGCATCAGGCTGCTTTGAGCAAGTCCGGACGCCGCGGCGGCCAATTCGAAATCGAGCTCCGTCAAGCCACCAGCGTCGTGTGTCTGCAGTTCGATGACCACCCGATTGTACACATTGCTCCACTCCGGGTGGTGATCCATTTTTTCCGCAATCAGGGCCACCTGTGCCATGAAGCCGAACGCCATCACGAAGTTCGTAAACGTGAACTCGCGATGCAAGCGTCCCGAGCGCAGTTCCCATGCGGGCAGCTCTCCCAACTTTTGCTCCACCTCAATCTCGGTCAACTTCGCAGGTCGGCTCATGAAAGAGATGTAACACGAAGTGGAGGGCCTGCCCGCGTGACTATCGAATCGAGTTTTCGGGATTCAGCCCGGAGGTCCGTCAGTGGCACGGGAATTTATCCAAGAATTTGACGCTACGCGTCTAGTCGCACCGGGTTGCTTTCAGCCTGGATTCGTAGATCATGCGGATCGCGCTCGGTCCGGCGATCTGCTTGCCATTCCATTCGGAAACAATCGATACCGCGACTTAATGGGGGGATAATGAAACAATCTATTTTTGTTCTATCGCAGGGCTACCGTCTGCTTGCCGTTCTTTTCGTATCCATGCTGCTCGCACCACCGGTTCTCGCGCAGGACGAGGCGCCGAATACCGCGCCTGCTGCCCCCTCGGAGTATCTGACCGAGGCCGTTGAGGGCGAGAACGAGGTCGGCGGCACCGATGCCCAACAGGTCGATTCTCAGGAAGTCCAGGCCGACGAAGCTCTGGCGGGCGAAGACGTCCCCGGAGTTACGCGGTTCAAGCAGCAACAGATCGAGGAAATTGTCGTGCAGGCGCGTAAACGCGCCGAACTGCTGGAGGACACGCCCGTCTCGGTCACAGCCCTGGGCGAGAACACTCTGCGGGAAGCCGGGATCACTCGACTCGACCAGATTCAGGAGCTCGTCCCCAACCTGCAATTCCAGAGCGGGCTCGGCGGCCAGGATGTTCAGATCTACATTCGCGGCGTGGGCACCGACCGTGCCGATCTCGCCTTCGACCCCGGCGTCGGGGTCTATGTCGACGGCGTCTTCCTGCCCCGCGCTCAAGGGAACTTTCTCGACGTGCTCGACGTGGAACAGATCGAGGTTCTCCGAGGACCGCAGGGGACTCTTTTCGGGAAAAACACTATCGGTGGTGCGATCAACATAACCACTGTGAAGCCCGGACCAGAGTTGGAAGGCTTCGCCATGGTGAAAGCTGGCAACTACAACTCCGTGGTGGCCCGGGCCAGTATCAATATCCCGATCGACATCGGGTGGTTCGAAGACAAACTTTTCTCTCGATTCACCGTCGGATCGAATAACCGCAAGGGCTATGTGTACAACGCGCTTCGTGACGAGCACTGGTCGGACGCGAACTCCATCACGTTTCTGGGGTCCCTTCGCTTCCTGCCGTGGGATGATATCACCATCGATCTCAGCGGCACCTACTCAAGCGAGCATACCCGCGCTGCAGGAGGATATTGCGTCGTGGCCAACGAGGGCGCCGCCCTGGGAAGCCCGCAGCTTTTCAATGCCTGCAACGAATCTAAAGATCCCTACGTGACCTATGCCGACACCAATCAAATGCAGGCCATCGAAAGTTTCGGAACATGGGTGACAGCTGCCTGGGATGCGCCCGACTTCGGATTCCTTGAGGACAACCAACTGAAAATCCTCACCTCGTGGCGCAAACAGAGGCCTCGCAGGCGTTCAGACGTCGACAATACCCGGGTCCCGGTTATCAACCTGCAAAGCCTGGGTGCTGCGGGTAACCCCCAAGCGATGCCCTCCTTTGCGATGAATGGTGCGCCTGGTCTGGCGCAGCAAATCTCCACCGAGGTCCAATGGAGTGGCGGAATTACAGACAAGTTCAACTATATCGCTGGCTACTTTGTGTTTCTCGAGCAAGCAACTGAGCGACTCTCCACACAGGTCCAGGCGCAGCTCGGACCCAACGGGCCGCCATACCCCTACGACCAGGGTGTCAATCCATCCCCGCCCTACTGCAGCCTCCCCGGAGCATCATGCCTGCCAGGTCGTGCCACTCGCAAAAACACCAACATCGACAACTGGACCTGGGCCATGTTCGCGCAGGGTACTTGGGACCCCACCGACTGGCTCGCGATCACCGGTGGCATTCGATACACCGAAGATAAAAAAGGTCTGAGCTATAAAGAGTGGAGCTGGGGTGCCCTTGCACCTTACGACATCAATGCCAACACGCCCATCCCCGACACTGGTAATAATCCTCAGGGCCTATCCAAACGGAAACTCTTCAAATCGTGGACACCGATGGCGACGATCGCCGCTACGATGCCGGAAGAATACTTCGACGATACACCGCTCGATCATTTGATGGGTTACTTCACCTACTCCCAAGGATTCAAAGGTGGCGGGTTCGGTGTCCTGACTGGCGGTGCTCAGGCAGCAGACGATGTCCGCGCATTCAAACCCGAATACCTCGACAACTTCGAGATTGGCCTTAAAACCGTCGCCTTTGACCAACTACTCACAGCCAACATCTCGATCTTCGTCGGCCTCTACCAGGATATTCAAGTGGTCAGTAACAAAGCGGAAGGCGTCGATACGGAAGAAGTCTCCATCGTTACCATTGTCAACAACGCGGCATCCGCAACCACGCGCGGCATCGAATTCGAGCTGGTGGCCCGGCCTATCGAGGGTTTGATACTCATGAGCAACCTCGGCTTCCTCGATGCCGTTTACAACAACTTCCAGGATACCGAGAGCGGATTCGACGCCTCCAACATTAACCGCAGCGGCCAGCGGTTCAAAGGGGTGCCGCGCTTCAACAGCTTCCTCGCCGCACAGTACTCGATGCCTTTGGATGTCAACGGCCCTCAATGGCTGCAGGGCTGGGTGACACCACGTATTGAGTGGGCCTATACGAGCGCGATCAACTTTGTCGGCCCCGAAGTCCCGCAGGCTCGTCAGTCGGGATGGAACGCCATCAACGCACGTCTCTCGTACTCCTTCATGAATGACGACGCTGAAGTCGGCTTGTGGGCGAAAAACCTTTTGAATATCGGAACGGCGCAGTGGATGTCGCCGATCGTCAACAGCTTCGGAGTCCTCGGCAAATACTACACGATCAAGCGCACCTTTGGAGCCGAGCTTTCCTACCGATTCTAGAGGAAGACAGCTCCGGGAGGTCAGCCGGATTGACCGAACGGTCAGGGGAAGATTTGATTTCCTCTGGCCGTTTGGCATTTAGGGACTCTATTCGGGTGTGGATTTCATGATTGTCGTCCCAGGTAATCGCGGACGCACCTGATAAACCTTGCCCACAAAAGGGAGTCTTTGTCATGAGCCTCGATCCGAACCAGCGTCTGATATCGGCCGACGACCATATGGATATTTACGTGCTGCCCGAGGACCTCTGGCAAACACGACTCCCCAAAGCCTACCGCGACAAGGGCCCCCGTGTGGTCGACACCGACGACGGACCCTACTGGCAATGCGAGGGACGCACCTTCAGTCCCTACGGCAGAAAGTCCAAGGGCTTTCTTTCGGCAGATGATTTCGGTTTCCGCCCAAGCCAGCCGGCCGAGCGCATCAAGGACATGGATCGTGACGGCGTCTACTCGCACGTGATTTACTCGCCGACGACCACTGCGCTGAAAATCGAAGAACCCGGGCTGAAGGTCGAATGCCTGAAGGCCTACAACGACTGGGCAGCCGAGTTCAACGAGCACGATCGCAATCGCCTGATCGCCCTGCCCGATATTCCTTCGGACGACCCCGCCAGTGCCGCTGCCGAATTGCAGCGTTGTATCGAAATGGGCCACCGCGGCGTCATCATCAGCTCTGTCGCCGATACGATTCGACGGGGCGTGAAACCGATCTTCGATGAAAGCTGGCATCGCTTTTGGGACATCGCGCAGGAGGCCCGCACGCCGATTCATATTCACCTCGGCGGTGGCCTGCACAGCATCGAGCCGGTTCTGCGCTCGTGGCGCTTTGCTGCCATGGTGGCGGTCGCCCCCGTGCAGCTCGACGAGGTTCTCGCAGGCATGATCTTCTCGGGGATTCTGGAGAAGCGGCCGGAGGTGAACTTCGTTCTCGGGGAAGCTGGTCTGGGTTGGATTCCCTATATCCTCGAGCGAATGGATCACGAGCTGCATAAATTCGGCCCACAGCTCGAGGACCACCGGCTCGAGATGTTGCCGAGCGAGATCTTCCATCGCCAGGTTCTGGTCACATACGAGGACGAGGAGTTCGGGGTTGAGTGCATCCCGCGGATCGGCTTCGACAATGTCATGTGGGCCTCCGACTACCCCCACGGCGACAGCACCTGGCCCGAGTCACGCAAGGCGATTGCCAAGTCGCCGTTGGCCTCGTTAGGGGAAGAAGCGGTCCGCAAGATCACCTGGGAAAACGCAGCCCGCGTTTACCACATCGAATAGCAGCGCGTCCTGTCGAGAAAGACCTTCGACGCTTCAGAGCCAAGGCTAGCTCTGCATCGACTCGAGCATGGCTTTCATCTGCCGGTGGACTGCCTGAACCCCCTGTAGCGGACGGATCATCACCTTGAACTCGGTAATTTTCCCTTCCGCATCACAGGTAATGATATCGATCCCATTGACGACCTTGCCTTCCACCGTGGTCTCGAACTCCAGCGCAGCTTGTTGTCCAGAGAGGATCTTCTTGGTGTAACGGAAGCTACCTTCGGTTTTCCCGCCCGCAGACTTGCTGCCCCCGAGCAAAGCACCGTCGGCTGCTTCGCCCTCGGGTTCTCCGGGAAGAGCCTGCCCCGCGGCTTCGAGATACATTTTCGTGATGGCCTTGCCGCGTTGCGGGGTGAACACCACCGGGGAGTAAAAGACACAATCCTCATGCAAAAGTTCATCGAGCCCCCCGGGCAGTTGCCCACGAAGGTGTTGATGCCATTTCTCCATGGTTGCTTCGATCACGTCCATATCGCTTGCCCTTCCCTATCCCTGCAGCCGAACTGGATACGGCCGGGGAAATCAAATCCGCCGCACGCGAACCAGCACCAGCGGGATCCCACGGTGTCGCGGCGAAGCGACGAAAAACGCTCGGGACTCATCCGCAGGAATCCGCCGGATCAAGTCGAACGCAAGTTTGCCTTTCGTGAACGGATTGTTGACCCAACGGCCAGCCTCGGCTGCATCGACCAGCAGGTAGACCGGCTTTTCAAAAAGCTCAGCCATCCCGACCGTCCTCGAATGGCCCATCGAATACCGGAGCAACTCCTCGAGGTAGATCGCATCCGCGCCCGTATAATAGTTGATATTCTCCGCCGGCCGCCCATAGCGATAGCTGGTCAGAACCAGAGCCTCATCTTCCACCAGCTCCTCGAAATTGGCCTGCGCCACGGCCACCTGCTCGGCACCGAAGCTGGCCTGGCCGCCCCAGCTTTGATGGGTCCGCCAGCAAAACGTCCCGACAAGGAGAACCCCCAATACGAGACCGAAAATCTGGCGGGCCCGCATGCTGTCGCGCAGGCCTGCGGCCAACGCGCCGGAGGCGATCGCGGCGAGGAGCGCCAGAAGAACGTAAGGCAAGGCACTGGGCACATCTCGATTTATTCCGGAGGCAAGGATGATCACTCCGGCGACCACCACAAAAGACGCCCCGTAGGCCAGCCGCGAAGCACCCTTTTCCTGAAATCGTCCAATGACAGTGACCAGTTCACGCGCACCAAACAGGACCAGCGGCGTGAACAACAAGAAGGCTCCCGCCAGATAGCGTGGGTCAGCACGCGTCCAGAAGCTGTAGAAGAGAGTCGCCAGAACGATATAGGGGACCGTCGCCAGAAAAAGGATCGGCCTTCTGATCGACAGGCATGCTCCGAAGATGCCGAGAGCCAGACCCAGACCGCCAAAAACTTTACTGAATTGACGCAGGTTCCCGGGAAGCGTGGTCTCCAGATGCGAGAGGCGAAACCCGCCGCCCTGATTGAGCTTCCGGTATTGTCGGGGTCCGCGGATCTGATCCGCCGCCTGCGCGTCGGCAGGCAAAAACAGCTCGGCAAGCAGCGAGTTGTCGTTGTCTTCCTGCGGCCCCTGCGAGAGAATCTGATTCAACTCCAGAGCCTGAGTGGGCAGCAGCGGATTGCCGGTCGCGATCTGATTGTAGATCAAGAGGGGACTCACCCCGATAAAGAACGTGAGCACCGCGG
Protein-coding regions in this window:
- a CDS encoding ATP-binding cassette domain-containing protein codes for the protein MAAAEVLLGLSGVRQSYAGRCVVDVPELQIHQGEFLAILGPSGAGKTTLLRLLNLLEAPHEGALFLSGDRLPGRPLIEHRRRVTTVFQRPKLLSRSVEQNVALGLEMRGISDPARVAMLLDRVGLKDLAKVSALQLSGGEQQRVALARALAIQPEILLLDEATANLDPLNTSIIENLLREEHATQKTTIIFVTHNQFQARRLAESCLLMLEGKVVARSAADHFFSPAADLQVRSFLAGELVIPSASS
- a CDS encoding TauD/TfdA family dioxygenase — encoded protein: MAKPAQEIVADKDPSAVLPATRVRMSDDGRWIGPCSHLAAERERLAALRFRGFDTKALGVTLGAEIHGISIGPDLAPDQVSEIRDALCAFKVIVFREQTLTSAEHAGFARLFGDLEIHPFIPPNPEEPELVRFEKGPDVSGYENQWHHDVTWRECPSLGAVLRAVEVPDVGGDTLFCDMNAVYEGLDPELRSRIDGLTARHDYMKAFGHNVPEDKAAEMRALYPVVEHPVVRTHPETGKRCLFVNSIFTREIIGLSSRESEDILKELCAHADYPEYQVRIRWEPGTVVFWDNRSLQHYASSDYWPQARVMERASVCGDKPV
- a CDS encoding ABC transporter permease, giving the protein MKGSWETIQTAFAEALRLVAGLDPRLLEILEMTLQVSLGALFLATLLGLPIGALCGLEAGPRFRGLIRGLMYTGMGLPPVVVGLAVYLFLSRSGPLADLGWLFTPAAMITAQTFLALPLVMGLTMTAVEAVDPALKPQLVSLGATKGQVARWTLFEARGGVLTAIAAAFGAAISEVGAVMLVGGNIEGQTRVLTTAIVLETRRGEFALAMALGLILVSLTFAINFLLVAFGEGKTLRGRG
- a CDS encoding 4a-hydroxytetrahydrobiopterin dehydratase is translated as MSRPAKLTEIEVEQKLGELPAWELRSGRLHREFTFTNFVMAFGFMAQVALIAEKMDHHPEWSNVYNRVVIELQTHDAGGLTELDFELAAAASGLAQSSLMRD
- the bioB gene encoding biotin synthase BioB, whose translation is MQTQISSETETPSGTGSFFSDLADRVLAGGIPTREEAHRILSTPLEEMEDLLAAALRIREKRWGRGVKICMLQNARSGLCPEDCNYCSQSKVSTAEIETYTLMQRGQLIQGASRAVERGARRYCMATSGRGPSDRDINEFCATTRAIKREHPDLEICVSLGLMDDEKAVKLKDAGVGWVNHNLNTSERHHDNICSTHTYADRVATVQAAKRAGMNTCCGGIIGMGEDNEDVVQLGFALRELGVDSLPVNFLHPIEGTPLGNEDKVDKERALRALCLMRFLNPEADIRAAGGSETTLGEDEHLALYPANSIFVAGYLTTPGRSADEARQMIEDRGFFVDGTEIEA
- a CDS encoding DNA repair exonuclease translates to MPIENYSFLHAADLHIDSPLRGLERYEEAPVEAIRGATRRAFENLVAKAIELEVAFVVLAGDIFDGDWKDHGTGLWFAQRLRELSQAGISVYLAAGNHDAQGKTAAALVYPEGVYRFSKTKPQTFRDPATGTALHGQSFATAAIRENLAASYPKAIAGALNIGVLHTALNGREGHDPYAPCSPDELRSHGYDYWALGHVHQREIVAEDPWIVFPGNLQARHIRETGAKGATLVGVADGRIRSVEHLSFDVLRFVRLKVDVEGCGSRAACLDQVAAALSLAREEAEDRLLAARVTLVGRTEASDELYREHDDFLLSCRDWANGVGDIWIEKLEQRTHAPSSANEADMIEVLDLNSPDLRAEVLASLQKDLENLRTKMPPGLGVSAGLADLADPEVLERILDEARDEVIRRLLDADRKPSL
- a CDS encoding substrate-binding domain-containing protein, yielding MDSRSNRRCLPALIASFLLIILQPTVSASSETEVLRLATTTSTADSGLLDAILGDFETRFHARVDVIAVGTGHALALGRAGDADVLLVHAREREEGFLAAGHATHRSDVMYNDFVLVGPRDDPANTKGSSGILDALARIAKAKAVFASRGDDSGTHSREIKLWALGGMELDKGSSWYHALGQGMGATLTYANERGAYTLTDRGTFLSQIRHLSDLEIQVGGQSILENQDVRLRNSYGVLVVSDAKTGVNSSMAKSFVQWIISPDVQRKIAAFRSINGTQPLFYPVHNQKEPRDELAAPPDDADGLS